GAGGTCTTTTTTTGACGTCAAAACAAAGAGAACTTGACGGTCGTAACAAAATGATGGTGAAGCTGTTATGGTTTGCATTTTTGCTTGGGGTGGCCAGTAATTTTATTACAGGGGTCAATATCGAGGGGATCCTTGCCTTTTCCGGAGTCGGTATACTCGCTGTTTTGGTATTGACGGTACTGGTGTACAGGTATCCGAAAACAGTACATATGATTCAGTATCTCGTTGCGGTGAATTTCTCCATTGTGATTGTAGCCATGGTCATGACGTCACCGCGGTTATCCAACTATCTGATGGTCTATGTGGCCATTGCATTTATCACGCTTTATCACAACAGCCGGTCCATTTTATTCATGACGGTGATTGGCTTCTTTTTATCCAACGGCTTTTTTGTATTTTATCAAGATGACATGTTTTTCGGTGCAGAGATGAGCATGTTGTTCTCTCTGAATGTCATGTACATCGTGATTACCTCGACCCTGTTTGCCCAGGCAAAAATCGGTGAACGGATGGAACGGGAAAAACTGGGCTACGTTGAACAGGTCAATACGTCTCAACAGGCTTTACAAAAGATGCTCGATGACGTTCAAAAATCCATCCGGCAGCTGGCTCAGTTTACGGATACATTGAAGCAGGTTGTTACCCGGGCCGATCGCATCACAGCGGATATTGTCCAGAGTTATGAGGATATGAGGCAAGGTGTGACAGCGTCCGCATCAAGTGTGGAGCAGATACAGGGACAGGTGGCTGAAACAACCGAAGATATCCAGGAGATTACAGATCAGTTCACCGTCGTTCAGGATCGTTCGGAGAAAACTCTGACAGCCACCAAAAATGGCCGAGAAAAAGTGGAAACGGCGAATCAGGAAATGCGACGGGTTTACAGCGGTATTGAGGATCAGACCGGACAGATTGAAACACTGTTTAAAAGCAGCAGTGAAATCGAACAGATTCTGGGTACGATCACCGGGATTTCAGAACAGACCAATTTACTGGCCCTGAATGCATCCATTGAAGCTGCCCGGGCGGGAGAACACGGAAAAGGTTTTGCCGTCGTGGCAGATGAAGTTCGTAAACTTGCGGAATCCTCCCAGCAGTCGACAGAACAGATTGCCGGGATCTTAAAAGAGCTCACGGATCTGATCCATCAGGTGCGAAGTGGCTCTGATGCGAATTATCAAGCTGTGAAAACGAGCTTTGATTCCAGTAAGGAAGCGGTGGAACACTTCCAGGAAATCGAACGTTATGCGGAGGGAAGTTTTTCAGATCTGAAAACACTGGAACATAACATCACTGAACTCACCTCGGTCTTCAGTATGATCCAGGAACGGACGGATGACGTCACGTCATTTACTGAAGAAGCAGCCGCCTCAGTTGAAGCGGTTCAGCAGCTGGTCTATGATCAGGAAAAACAAATGACAGAATTGTCGACTCAGACGGATGAGCTTGAAGCCATGACGAACAGGCTTGAAGCCTTATCAGACAACATGTCCTCGAAGAGCTCCTGATTTCCGTGATGCAGCAGTGAAGGATTAGTGAGCTGGCGATTTTAACGGGGAGAGTAATCATATACGTAATGAATGACGGTCATGGCGGCTATTCCGCTGTGGCCGTCTATTTGTGTCAAAGTCATGACAATTCAAAAGTATGAACGGCTGTTCACAGAATGATTTCAGTGATTTCATGATCATTTCATAATTGTTTTCTATGCTTAGGATGTAGAACAATACAACAGATAATTTTTGATAATAAAGGGGAGGTTGAAGACATGAAACACAAATGGACAGGGTTGTTGATGGGGACATTGCTGTTGACAGCAACGGCCTGTAACAGCGAAGAAGCCAGTGTCATGGCCGATGAAGAAAACAACAATGGAAACGGTCAGGAAGAGGAAACACCGGTTGAAACAGACGTATTCAATGATCTGATGGAAATGTCGGCAGCGTATATGGAGGAGCCGAATTTTAATCTGATCACAGGTGAAGAACTACACAATAAAACCATCTTTGAAAATCCGGAAGACTATTTCATTCTCGACGTCAGGGATACGACAACGTTTATTGAAGGCCATATTCCAGGGGCAGTCAGTATACCGTTCAGAGTTTCAGGAATAGAGCATTTGTATGTGGAATTACCGGAAGACAAAACAATTTATGTCGTCTGTTTTTCAGGGCACACGGCCAGTCAGACGGTTGGCATGCTGAATGCAGCCGGCTATGATGCGAAAGCACTGCAATTTGGAATGGGCGGTTACGCAGCAGGAACCGGACTCGGTTCAGATATTCCTGGAGGACCTGCTGATTTACCGGTCGTCACAACGGGCTATGAGTTGACGGAAACGTATGCGTTGCCTGAGGTGATGAGTGATGCTGATGACATGACTGCAGCGGCGTTTGAACAATCTCAAGTCATGCTTGATAAGGAACTGCCGGCTGTGATGGGCGCGCCAGCAGTGAAAGAACTGATCGATGAAGGAGAGCTGGATGAGTATCAATTGATCGATACACGGCTTGAAGAGCATTACTCTCAGGGACATGTCGAAGAAGCGGCGAACATCCCTTATAACGAACTGTTTACAGAAGAGAACTTATCCTTACTCGATCCGGATAAGATGACGATCGTGATCGGTTATAACGGGTACGATGCCTCACAAATTACAAGATTACTCGGACAGCTTGATTACAAAGCAGCACCGCTTGCCTATGGCATGAGCATCTGGAGCGGTGATGAAGAGGTCGTTGGAGATTATCTGTTTGACTTCTCCAAGGTATACGATCTGCCGGTTACTGAATTGAAATTTGATATGGATTCTGGCGATGTTGAAGCAGGATGCAGCTAACGAAGGGAGCGAATCAGAATGGCAAAATTAAAACGACGAACATTTCTAAAAGCTTCTGCCGCGACAGCAGCTGCAGCAGCTGTACCATTTCAGATGACGATGGGGGACTTCAAAAAAGCAGCAGCAGAAGGAGAAGACAGAACCATTTCTTCCACCTGTAACGGCTGTGCGAGCATGTGCGGGATCATTGCACATGTAAAGAACGACCGCCTCTGGTATGTCGAGGGACATCCGGTACACCTGAAATCCGGCGGACGTCTTTGTGCACGGGGTCACGGAATGGCTGCAGATATCTATGGGAAAGGCCGCGTCCAGGGACCGATGAAAAAAGTGGCTGAAGGCGAATTCGAACCAATCTCCTGGGAACAGGCGTTTAAAGAAATTGGTGAAAAAATGGCAAGCCTGCGAGATCAGTACGGCGGCAATAACTTTCTGTGGTTGGAACACGGGGTCAGAGGCAAGCGTTACGCGGATCCGTTGCTTGATCGAATGGGTTCTTCCAACTACATTACGCACTATTCCACCTGCTTCACATCGAAAACGAATGCTTGGCAGCACATGGTCGGCAGTATGCCGGCAGGAGACCATGAACATTCTAAGTATATGATTTTTGAAGGTCGGAACTTTGCCGGTGCGATTATTCCAAACGGAATGAAGAAAATCCTGAAAGCAAAAGAGAATGGCGCAAAAATCGTCGTGATTGACCCGAGATACACAGAAATGGCAAAAATTGCCGACGAGTGGATCCCGATCAGACCGGGTTCCGACCTGGCACTTCGACTGGGGATGGCACATACGCTGATCTCAGAAAATCTCTATGATAAGACATTTGTAAACAAGTATGTGACGGATTTCGATGAATTTTGGAATATGAATAAAGACAAAGATGCGGAGTGGGCCGCTGAAAAAACCGGTATAGAAGCGGAAACGATCAGACGGATTTCCCGGGAGTTTGCTGAAAATGCGCCGCAGGCTTTCGTTGAGCCTGGTTGGCATGGCCTGCATGCTCACTATTTCAACAGCACACAAACGGCACAGATGGGTGTTATCCTCAATGCGCTCGTAGGGAATTTCTTTCAGCGTGGCGGTCTTATGCCATCTGCCGGTGTTGAATTTGGCGAATACATGCAAACGGATGTTGAAATGGTCGAAAAGGGACCGCGAGCAGATGGTGCCGGAGTTGAAGGCGAGCATATGACGGTGGAATCAAGCCGTGGGATTGCTCAATCTGTTCCGGAGATGATCGATAAGGGACGAGTCAAATCCGTGTTCATCTATCATTTCAACCCGGTTCGTACCGCTCCCGATCCGGAGTATCAAAAGAAGATTGCCAATGCCGAGCTGGTGGTTTCGATCCCGGTGGACTGGAACGAAACGTCCGTTTATGCAGCAGATTATATTCTTCCGGAGAATTATTACCTGGAAAGAACCGAAGTGCCAATGCCAGTTTCCGGACATATTTCCCATGACTGGCCGCAAATTTCAATCCGGCAGCAGGTGACCAACCCGTTGCATGATACCTTGCCGCTCCTCGACATTATGAGAGGCATTACAAAAGAGATGGGCTATGACAATCTCTATGATTACACGGTGGATGATGAAATCGCTGCAATGCTAGAACCGACTGGCGTTACACCGGAAGAGTTGAAAGAAAAAGGTACGGTTGAACTGCGAACGAATAAAGTGGAACCGGGATTCCCGGTCAACATGTCCGGTCAACCGGATCTCGGGACATTCAGCGGCAAGATCCAGTTTTCCGCCGAACTGTTCAAAGTGGAAGGGAAGCGGGGCGTTCCGACCTGGATCCCGACGAAAGTGGAGCCTGATCTGAACAATCCTGAAGAATTCAGATTGATCCACGGGAAACAGCCGTATC
This Salisediminibacterium beveridgei DNA region includes the following protein-coding sequences:
- a CDS encoding methyl-accepting chemotaxis protein, with protein sequence MTSKQRELDGRNKMMVKLLWFAFLLGVASNFITGVNIEGILAFSGVGILAVLVLTVLVYRYPKTVHMIQYLVAVNFSIVIVAMVMTSPRLSNYLMVYVAIAFITLYHNSRSILFMTVIGFFLSNGFFVFYQDDMFFGAEMSMLFSLNVMYIVITSTLFAQAKIGERMEREKLGYVEQVNTSQQALQKMLDDVQKSIRQLAQFTDTLKQVVTRADRITADIVQSYEDMRQGVTASASSVEQIQGQVAETTEDIQEITDQFTVVQDRSEKTLTATKNGREKVETANQEMRRVYSGIEDQTGQIETLFKSSSEIEQILGTITGISEQTNLLALNASIEAARAGEHGKGFAVVADEVRKLAESSQQSTEQIAGILKELTDLIHQVRSGSDANYQAVKTSFDSSKEAVEHFQEIERYAEGSFSDLKTLEHNITELTSVFSMIQERTDDVTSFTEEAAASVEAVQQLVYDQEKQMTELSTQTDELEAMTNRLEALSDNMSSKSS
- the srrE gene encoding respiratory selenite reductase-associated lipoprotein SrrE, coding for MKHKWTGLLMGTLLLTATACNSEEASVMADEENNNGNGQEEETPVETDVFNDLMEMSAAYMEEPNFNLITGEELHNKTIFENPEDYFILDVRDTTTFIEGHIPGAVSIPFRVSGIEHLYVELPEDKTIYVVCFSGHTASQTVGMLNAAGYDAKALQFGMGGYAAGTGLGSDIPGGPADLPVVTTGYELTETYALPEVMSDADDMTAAAFEQSQVMLDKELPAVMGAPAVKELIDEGELDEYQLIDTRLEEHYSQGHVEEAANIPYNELFTEENLSLLDPDKMTIVIGYNGYDASQITRLLGQLDYKAAPLAYGMSIWSGDEEVVGDYLFDFSKVYDLPVTELKFDMDSGDVEAGCS
- the srrA gene encoding respiratory selenite reductase catalytic subunit SrrA; this encodes MAKLKRRTFLKASAATAAAAAVPFQMTMGDFKKAAAEGEDRTISSTCNGCASMCGIIAHVKNDRLWYVEGHPVHLKSGGRLCARGHGMAADIYGKGRVQGPMKKVAEGEFEPISWEQAFKEIGEKMASLRDQYGGNNFLWLEHGVRGKRYADPLLDRMGSSNYITHYSTCFTSKTNAWQHMVGSMPAGDHEHSKYMIFEGRNFAGAIIPNGMKKILKAKENGAKIVVIDPRYTEMAKIADEWIPIRPGSDLALRLGMAHTLISENLYDKTFVNKYVTDFDEFWNMNKDKDAEWAAEKTGIEAETIRRISREFAENAPQAFVEPGWHGLHAHYFNSTQTAQMGVILNALVGNFFQRGGLMPSAGVEFGEYMQTDVEMVEKGPRADGAGVEGEHMTVESSRGIAQSVPEMIDKGRVKSVFIYHFNPVRTAPDPEYQKKIANAELVVSIPVDWNETSVYAADYILPENYYLERTEVPMPVSGHISHDWPQISIRQQVTNPLHDTLPLLDIMRGITKEMGYDNLYDYTVDDEIAAMLEPTGVTPEELKEKGTVELRTNKVEPGFPVNMSGQPDLGTFSGKIQFSAELFKVEGKRGVPTWIPTKVEPDLNNPEEFRLIHGKQPYHSHSVTSTNASLLRITEKYKGEAMWINAQRAKDLGIEDGDTVSVKSDIADKTVPVHVTQLIHPECVWIPSAYGAFSHKIKEGYQLGINYNDFIPMMIEPYSGSTMSQEVVVQVRKGGEA